From Pan troglodytes isolate AG18354 chromosome 1, NHGRI_mPanTro3-v2.0_pri, whole genome shotgun sequence:
GGAGATGAAGGGATGGGTCGTGGGGGGCGCAATATCCCTCCTCTTGTTTATCAGAGAATTGCTGGCATGCCCCAACACTTTTAAATAGCTTCCTAGCCTTCCACCCCTGCTGCCGCCCACTTTGATGAAGGACATTGCCAAAATTCGAGACACCTAGGAGTTTGTGGTCTGCAAGCCTGGGGCCCTGGATTTCTCTTTATCTTACTTTCTGGCCTGCTCTGAGTCTCCTCTTTCTCTTGGTTCTTCCACATGTTCATGCTGTCTCTGACTCACTGCCCCATTTTTGCCAGAGGTGCAAGGGTTGGAGGACCCCAGGAGAGTATCTGGCACAGAGAGATGTGGGGGTCAGGCCAAGGGAAAGGATCAGCAGGGAGGCCAAGGAACCTCCTAGTGGTGGGGGAGGATGGATGCTCTATGGATTGGCATCTCTTCTGCTTGGCTCCCACAAAGCTGGCTGGGCAGAGCATCGTCTGTGCCCCCAGACCGTAAACCATCTTGGACCTGAGCTGGGAAAAAGCCAGAGAGGAGGATGGGGAAGAAGCCAGGGCCAACAGCTTGCAGTCAGATGCAGCCAACTGTGTGGTAGCAGGAGGTTTGTCCAGTGTCCACCCTGCCTCTCCATCCTATTCTGGGCTTCTGTTTTTCTGGGGGCTGTTTTTCCATTCCTTAGTCCCTCCTGGACTATGGGTATGGAAAAGGAGggggaggatgggaggggagTTCCCATGATGAGCTCTGATGAGTGGGGAGTGGACCCAGGTGCTAGTCCAGACTCCTCCCCCTCAAATAGACGCAGCAAGGGGACCTGACTTCAGGGAGCCTGCAGCTGGTACTGGAGCCCTCTGCCAAGGGTGAAGGGGTAAAGTCAGGGAAGAGAGTCGACAGGACTCCTGCTCGAGCAAAGCAGAGAGGAGCAGAGACCACAGCCTGGCAGAGGGACTCCCCAGGTACCTGCTGCTGGGGACTCTGAGGAAGGAGTGGGGTTCATAGCGGGCAGGGATACTGAAATGGGTTGGAATTCTCTGCCCCATATCCCCCCACTTCAGGGGCTGGCCCGGCAATCTGCATGCTGCAGACAGAGCCCAGGCAACCTCCGGGACATGGAGTTGTGCACCTTACAGTGAGGACCCTTTTAGAGACCCTGTTAGAGAAGAGGAAGGATAACCAGAGCACTTTAGAGCAAAGATCTGAGCAGAATAACCAGGCCCTGTTTGTGATAATTTCTACTCTTAGATACAAGGACCCAGGAATCCCACTGAGGCAGCCAGCCCTCGAACACCTCTCGAGAGCCAGGCTACAGCCCCTAGCCCAGCTCCTGGCCAGCTTCATTAGCTCTCCTTTCCTCTGATGTGTAGGTTCTGGTTCCTGTGACCTCACTCCCCATCCTTCCCTACAGTGACAAGCTGAGCAAAAAAAGCCAGGATTTTCTTAAATTCCCCAAAGGACCCTGGGGAGGAACGGGTCATTTAAGGGGgtatattttgctgtttttaagaAAGAACAGTCATTGAAAAGGAAGTGGGGTGAAAAGGAAAGGGGATCGATGCACTCTGGGGCCAGAGACCCTGAGCTGCACCTTGACCTGTTTGTGGGGCTGCTACCTGCCTGGCTTGTTTTAGTTGGGAGTTCCTTCCCAGATTAGCCTTGTTGTGCCTGTCAATTTCTCCCCATGTATTTTTCAATAATCATGGGACTGCTTTGTTGATCATACCCTTGACTTATATCCCCAGCAAGAGAAGTGCACGTGTGACAATAACTGATTACACGGGAAtccacctgccctccctcccGCCCTCTTTCCTGATCAAGTTAGGATTCCAGCCCCTTAGGTTTGGGGTCTTAGTGTTAAACCTTGCCTAATCTCCTGGTACACTGAAATGAGGTAATGAAGGCCCAGAGAGATGTAGCCACTTGCTTAGGATGACACAGCATGTTAGCATCAGAGCCAGGAATAGAACCCAGGCCACCTAAGTCCCAGATTGGATCCCTGTCTCTCTCTAGGTTTGTCACAGGAGGGATCCAGAGATAGCTGCAGGGGATAGATCTAGAAATATAGTAGTTGTGTCTTGGCTCTATATATATCCTGGAGGTTGCTCTCTGCTAACTATATATACTCCACCAGAGTGGGTGTGTAAATGATGCTGGAAATCGGGTTATTAAATAACCAGCCTACCTACCCATGCTGACTCAAGCTGGGCCTCCTGCCCATCCAGCTGGCCAGTGGAAATGCATTGCACCTATTAATTACAGCTATTAGCTGTATTACCAGGACGccgagaggctgagggaggggagaaCCTTGACAGGATTTGGATCCACCGGGCACTGTGCTTGGTGTGGGCCTCGGCTCTGTCTGGAGAAACACGAAGGAAGTTTTTCCGAAAGGGCAAGGTTGTCCAGACCAGTGGAACTGTCCAGAGAGCCACCATCTGGGCCATGCCACATTCCTCAAAGGCAGTGAAACCACTTTGCACATGTGCCTTGCTAGGGTAGCCCAGGACATCCTATGCAATCTCTATTGCTTGAGGGGCTGGAGAAGGGAGGCGCCTCATGCTTCCCTATTCCAAACCCCTTCAGCATAGCCCtgtgcctccctccttccccgcAGCACTTGGGCTTCACTCACCTGCTTGCCCCCATGTTCTTCCTGGAGAGAGGAGTCATTCAGACCAGGCCCCGGCCTGACCTCCACGCAGGGCgctttccttcctttgttctcagcTTCTCCGCTTGAGTGGCTTGAATGCACTTCTGCTCCCTTTCTGTAGGCCCAGGGGCAGAGGAAGGGCAGAGAGGTGAACTGGAAAAATCTGCAGGTGGCTAAGGCTAGGGAAACCTAAATGAGCCTTTGGAGAAAGGGATACTCTTGCAGACTGAAGCTGAGCTCCTGAAGCTCCCTCTCTTCCCCAGCCAGACTGCAACAGATGCCAGAGCGGCCCCTGGCTCCTGCTGAGGGCCGGGTCAGCCAGAGGTGGGGGACAGCGTGTCCAGCTGGGGCagatccagcctcagcctctacCTCAGACTTATGTGCCAGGGAAGAAACCATGTCTTTACCCTTTTGTATCTACCTCTCAACCCTTTGCCCAGCATAGGTGCTAAATAAAAGAGCCTGTTGGCTAAAAGAACCCTCTTTGCTGTCTCTTCTCTGCATGGTGAGGATGGGATTTGCATTGCCCTGAGCAGTCAAAGGAAGGGTATAATTGCTCCCTATAGGCTTTCCTAGGGTGTCAGACAACTTGGGGTTGTTAAGGAAGGGAGGAATCTGACTCGGTCCCAGGTGTCAAAGTAAAGCTACACTGGATGAAGGGGTCCGCATTTGGATGGAGGAGGGCCTGTCGTGTGTGCAACCTGCAGAAGCGAGTGGAAGCCCCCAGCTAGAACCTGGTGTATGGTGGCACAAGCCGGAGGCTATTTTAAGCCAGCTTGCTTCCTGTTCCCCAACCACAGGTATATGGTGATGAGGTGGGGCAGAGCCGGTGGGAGGGGAAAAAGGAGGCAGCAGCTGGGCATTCTCTTTCCTCCCTTGGACTCACCCAGTCTCCAATGTGAGGAATGACATCAGCTCCACACAGATCAGGAAACACTGAGGTTTCAAAGAGCTGTTGTTTGGAGGCTTGACTCCTCCCCCAGCCGGTGTGAGAGACCTAGCGGGCCGCCTCAGGGAGTGGCAATGACTGGGCCAGACCCAGAGGGTTCTGGGAGCATTAACCCCAGCTTGCTTctctcttcctgcctttctcctgccccctctccctcccctgcctttCCCTGCAGATCTCTGGTGAGTGTTCCCCCAGCCTGGCGTAGGGCATGCCCCAGTTCACTTTCGCCTGCTTCTGTGGTCTCCACGGCTTCTGcaaaatgaagaggaagaaggaggaagttCACAGAGAGCGGGAGACGGTGGTGTGATCAGAACCAGGGCCCCTCCATCAAGCCCCCAGCAGGTCCCAGGCCTGATGGTGCCTGCTTCTGGCTGGGGCTTGGAGCAGGAAGCCGTGTGTGTATCTTAAGTCTTGATTTAGCCAGTGCTCTTCTCAGCCTGACTCTCACCCGAGGGCATCAGCCTCCTGTGTGCCTCTCATCCTCCTCATGCCCACACCCATTAGCTTCCAATTCTCAGACCTCCTTGGAGAGAGGCCCCAGCCACACAAGGGGGAACCCCAGGACCTGCCGCATGCCTTCCAGAGACTGAGAAGCCCCAGGGAGGCCAAGGAGTGAAACTTCTTTCCTGCCCTGAGAGCTTCGGGGGACTCTTCTCAGGGTAACCGCatgaggcatgtgccaccctggGCTGGGAGAGCTGTTGCTAAATGGGAAACTGGCAGCTCTAGCAGAGAACTTCCAGCAGCCCTGACCCTGGAGAAGGCGGAAGTGTGAGACTCTCCTGGGATTCCAGGACCTGGGGCAAGAGTCCTTTTCCAGCCCCCTGCCAGCATCCTCCTGGGCCAGGTGGGGCCAGGCCTGAGGTGGccagcccagtgaggaggaaggcagaggtggcCAGTGGCTCCGTGGCTCCCTCTGTTCTTGCTCTCCAGAAAGCAGTGTTTCCTCCAGCCCCGGCCCTGACCCACCCATGTTCATGATGCCTGTGCCTCCTTGCCAGCGTCACAGATGTGGGGAGGCCTGTTCCCCAGGCCCTGACTCCCCTCCTCAGGGACTGTCTTGCCGTGGCCAGACTGAGGGACCCCTTTCCTGGACTGAGCCGTGCCCTCCCTcgattctcctgtctcccctgcctttttcttctctcctcagaAGCCAAAGAGGGGACTGTGTTTGTATGTGGTGCCTTCAGTGGAAACTCTTAGGGTAGGGGGACCTCTAGGACCTTGCTCGACTTTTtccctcatcccccacccccgccaaccTTCCAGCTTCAGCCTCTGCCCTTACCCCCAGCCCATTTCCAGGAGGtaggaagcaaaagaaaaaagcatttccttccctctttccttcttccttccttcctctctcccttcattTTGGTATAACTTAGCCTTTTGTCTTTGATCCTGGAGTTCTCCGGGGCTAGAAGACATGCAGAGAGGAATGCCAGCAGCAGAGATGCTTCAGGCAGATTCTGTAAGCCTGTTCTCCCTCACCAGGGAGCAGCTCAGCCAAGGAGCAAAGTCAGACCCCCTCTAGCTCCCCAGGGACAGAATAGCCCTTCTGACAGGTAAACAGGTGACCTGGGTAGAGAGGGCAAGGCCCCAAGATAGGAGAGTCTGGGCTCCCCTTTCCTTGGAATGTGGGCCTCTCTGGGCAACTAGGGAGGGCAAAAGTCTTCCTCGGCTGGTTCGCCCAAAACCTGGGAGAAGCAAGGGCACATTCTATGctggcagcctctgcctgcccAGCTCATGCCCACACTCAGGGGCCTTTCCTGGGCTTTGGGCAGATTGGGTGGGATTCAGGTTGTCTTTATGAGGCTTGAGCACAGCTTGAgttcctcctcccatcctccaacCCCTTCCTTTGCCCCTACCTCCTAGCCCCCACCTTCTACAATCTGTTATTTCCTTTTATATCCAAAGAATTATAAACAGAAGTCCTTCCCTCAAGGGAACCGCAAGATTCAGCAATAAAGGCCAGTGGGGTCACAAAGGACAGAAGAAAAACTCCCTGGTTCTTTGTCCTCTTGGATAGTAGAGGCCTTGGGTGAGGCAAAGAGATGGGCAGAAAAAGTTACCTTGATACAGAGGCCAGAGAGCCTCCTGGAGGGCATGTGTTTCCCTAGCGGTCACCTGCGAGGCTGCAATCCTAGAAAAGTCACTTCTGTGGCAGAGGATGAAATTGTATCCCCGGAGACTCAGAGATATTGGGTGTTATGTCCTGACCACACAGGCTCACCAGGAGGAAAGGTTAGGAAAGTGGAGAAAGTACGTCCTGGGGAGCGGGTGGCCGAGGAGAGCTTTCCCCTTGTGCGCCTCTCAGACCTTGGCAGGGATTGCAGCTGCAGGGGTTTGGCAGTGAGCCCATCCAGAGAGCTTCCTCCCCCGGGAGAACTCCCTTGGTTCCAGAGGGATACTAGATATCTTGAGCCCTGGCTTTGGGAACATGGGTGGGGTCCCAAGGTCAAAGTGTTCTGAGTGGAGGTCCAGTTGTCCTCTGCCTCCAAGCCGGCAGCCCCTTCTTCACCCAGGGCTGAGGTTGGGGCCAGCACTGCAGCTGGAATTGTCTGAGCAGGAGGTAGCAGCTTCTAGCCAGGCACACCCCAACCCCACATTCTATTgtccctcagtttccttctcagGAAAATGGGGACTTTGCTCCTTTTAGCATCTCAGGAAGCAGTCTGGACACCTGTGCCCTCCTCTAGGCCCTTGGATGAGCCCAGGGAATAGGGAAAGGCCAAAGCAGCCCCAGCATTCGCAGACCCTGCGCCCTGGGCCTCTGACTTCGGGCCAGGCTTCTGCTC
This genomic window contains:
- the BLACAT1 gene encoding bladder cancer associated transcript 1, yielding MPQFTFACFCGLHGFCKMKRKKEEVHRERETVV